A single window of Mustela erminea isolate mMusErm1 chromosome 4, mMusErm1.Pri, whole genome shotgun sequence DNA harbors:
- the PRSS35 gene encoding inactive serine protease 35: MESMLFCWIFLTFGWTLIDGSEMEQDFMWHLNKIPRVISERTFHLTSPTFEADAKMVLSRVCGIECQKELPPPSLSDLEDSLSYETVFENGTRTLTRVKVQDVVLEPTQNISRKGASVRRKRQVYGTDSRFSILDKKFLTNFPFNTAVKLSTGCSGILISPSHVLTAAHCVHDGKDYIKGSKKLRVGLLKMRNKGAGKKRRGSKRSRREADGGEQREGTKDNLERTKAGRRRKESGRGRRVAEGRPSFQWTRVKNTHIPKGWARGGKGDAALDYDYALLELKRAHKKKYMELGISPTIKKLPGGMIHFSGFDHDRADQLVYRFCSVSEESNDLLYQYCDAESGSTGSGVYLRLKEPDKKNWKRKIIAVYSGHQWVDVHGVQKDYNVAVRITPLKYAQICLWIHGDNGNCTYG, from the coding sequence atggaaagtaTGCTATTTTGCTGGATCTTTCTCACCTTTGGGTGGACCCTCATTGATGGATCTGAAATGGAACAGGATTTTATGTGGCACTTGAACAAAATACCCCGGGTGATCAGTGAAAGGACTTTCCATCTCACCAGCCCCACCTTTGAGGCAGATGCTAAGATGGTGCTCAGTAGAGTGTGTGGTATTGAATGCCAGAAAGaactcccacctcccagcctttCTGATCTGGAAGATTCTCTTTCCTATGAGACTGTCTTCGAGAATGGCACCCGAACCTTGACCAGAGTGAAAGTTCAAGATGTGGTCCTTGAGCCCACTCAGAATATCAGCAGGAAAGGGGCATCTGTTAGGAGGAAAAGACAGGTGTATGGCACAGACAGCAGATTCAGCATCTTGGACAAAAAGTTCTTAACCAATTTCCCTTTCAACACAGCTGTGAAGCTCTCCACGGGCTGCAGTGGCATTCTCATTTCCCCCAGCCACGTTCTAACAGCTGCCCACTGTGTGCATGATGGAAAGGACTACATCAAAGGGAGTAAAAAGCTAAGGGTAGGATTGTTGAAGATGAGAAATAAGGGTGCTGGCAAGAAGCGGAGGGGTTCTaagaggagcaggagagaagcCGATGGTGGTGAACAGCGAGAAGGTACCAAAGACAATCTGGAGAGAACCAAggctggaagaagaagaaaggaatctgGTCGGGGTCGGAGAGTTGCTGAGGGGAGGCCTTCCTTCCAGTGGACCCGGGTCAAGAATACCCACATTCCCAAAGGCTGGGctagaggagggaagggagacgCGGCTTTGGACTATGACTATGCTCTTTTGGAATTGAAGCGTGCTCACAAGAAGAAATACATGGAACTAGGAATCAGTCCGACCATCAAGAAGCTGCCTGGGGGAATGATCCACTTCTCAGGATTTGATCACGATAGGGCCGATCAGTTAGTCTACCGGTTTTGTAGTGTGTCCGAAGAATCCAATGATCTCCTCTATCAATACTGCGACGCTGAGTCAGGCTCCACTGGTTCTGGGGTCTATCTGCGTCTGAAAGAGCCAGACAAAAAGAATTGGAAGCGCAAAATCATTGCCGTCTATTCAGGCCACCAATGGGTGGATGTCCACGGCGTGCAGAAGGATTACAACGTGGCCGTGCGCATCACTCCCCTCAAGTACGCCCAGATCTGCCTCTGGATTCATGGAGATAATGGCAACTGTACTTACGGCTAA